A window of Gudongella oleilytica genomic DNA:
TTGCATGAATTGACATTATCACAAAATCAAAGCTGTGGTCAGTTATGAACTTCGAATACCTGTCGGCTAAGTGTGGTTGCATCCCGATTTCGACTCCCGCCAGAACCTCGATCTTATCCTTGTATGTATATTTAACTCTGTTTATATCTCTGAAATAGTCCAAAGGTCTGAACGTCAGATCGATTTTCTCCTTTGTTGCCTCGAAATCCACGTGATCAGTGAAACATATTGCACGAAGGTTCTTCTCAATTGAGGCCTTAACTATGGATTCCATAGGAGTCTTTGAATCCAATGAAAAATCGCTGTGCACATGAAAATCATACATATCGTTTTACATCCCCAGTCATATTTGATAGTATTTTCAATTTTAACAGATATTTCAGGTATTTTCAATCAGGCCCTATAGATGGTATCCTTGCAAAATATTAGAAAAGCTAATAATATGAACATTATTGATTATCTGAAATCATTTGGGGTAAATGGAGTGTATAGAAAACGCAAAGGGGAGATCTGCTTATGAAATTGAATAAGATTATCGAAGAAAAAAGAAAACAAATGGAAAAAGCAAAAAAAATCGAGACTGCAAAAAACGTTGCAGTGGGTACTGCTATAGGTACTGCTCTTGGGGCTGCTGCTGGGTTACTTTTTGCTCCTAAAGCAGGTAAAGAGACCAGAGAGGATATCTCAAAGAAAACAAAAGAAGTCACTGAAACAGTCAAGGAAAAGGTTGAGGAACAACTTGATGTTACAAAAGAGCAGCTTGATAAAGTAAAGACAGAAGTCGAGAAGAACTGGGGAGATTTGAAGGAAAAGGTCAAAAAAGAAAAGGAAGCCGCAGAGGAAAAGGTTGAGGAAGTGGTAGAAGCAGTTGAAGAGACTATGGAAGAAGAGACAAAGGAATAGCTTGCGCAAATCTAAGGGGGTATTTATATGGACGCGACCTTGACATTACAGGATTTGCTAAAGTTAATTCTATTTCTGCTTGGTATAGGCGTTTTGGGTTATCTACTGCTGATACTGCGCAATGTTAATAAAACAATAGGCCAGGCTCAGGTGTTATTGGAGGAAAATTCTAAGGAACTGGATACTGCCATCAAACAACTGCCTGAGATCACCGCCAACATAAACAAGCTTACCAGTGAGACAACAAAATTGGTTTCAGAAATGTCTCCGGATATCAGTGGTGTTGTCCATAACGTGAATGGTATAACCTCGAAAATCGATGATATTGCAAATATTGTTGACAAAACAGGGCATACAGTGGAAGACACAGTAGGATTGCTGACTGATACCTTAGCTGAAACAGCATTGGCTTTTCAGTTCAATGCAAAAAATGTAACCAGCTATATTGAGATCATAAAGGAGATCATTGAGATCGTCCGAAGCAGTCTTAAGAAGTATTAAAGAACCCGGCAGGGTTCTTTTTTTCAAGGTTATTGATATATTTCCAATTACTGATATACTGATATTGAGGTGCCTTCAATATTTATCGGGAGCACCTTTCTTAAAAATAAGAAGAGGATAACCACTATGAAACGAATCAAATTTATTATAAACCCATCTTCTGGAAGGCAAGCGATGGAAAAGAAAATCGATACACTATGTAAGCTGTTGCTGGATGATGGCTATATTCTTGCGAAGTATTTCACCAGGAACAAGTATGATGCAATGCTGGAGGCAAGGCGCACCTGCAAAGAGGACTTCGATCTTATAGTTGTGTGTGGCGGTGACGGTACAGTTAACGAAGTAGTTAAGGGAATAGTTACAGGAGGACGAAGAGTTCCGATAGCGATCCTTGCCAGCGGAACTGTAAATGATTTCGCTAATTATCTTGGAATTCCTCGAAACACATATGAATTTTTCGACCTGATAAAGAGGGATAAAGTCATAGATGTTGACATCGGATGCGTTAACGACGATTATTTTGTAAATGTCGCAGCAGGGGGACTGCTTACTAATGTAGCTTACCAGGCTCAGCCTGACATAAAGGCTGTACTGGGAAGAATGGCGTATTATCTTGAAGGATTAAAAGAGCTGGCTAACCAGGGATTGGAAACTGTAAGAGTTACTATTCAAAGTGAAGAGTTCACTTCAGAGGAAGACATCTTACTGTTTGTCATATCCAATAGCTCGTCAATAGGAGGATTTACGAAGCTGGCACCCGAAGCTGATGTTGTTGACGGACTTTTAGATGTTGTATTGATCAAGAAGGCGGATATGGCAGAATTAGCCAATATATTCATTAATGTCTTGACCGGCGAGCACATTAACCACCCTAAAGTGATATACTATAAAACTAAGAAGTTAAAGGTAGAGTCAGATAGAAAAATAGTAGTCGACATAGACGGTGAGTATGGAGGCAAGCTGCCTGCAGAGTTCAGAGTAATTCCAAAAGGTCTGAGCATACTGGTATAGCAATGAGGAGGGTGATGATGGATAACGACAGGATCAGAAACGTAGAGTCCATTGAGAAGCATCTAAGAAAGGTTGACTATATCATTAGAAAAAACGGCAGGATGATTTTAAGTGATTATGGGATTACTGTACCTCAGTTCACTGCTCTCCAGGTGCTCATAAATAATGGTGATATGACAATAGGCGAGTTAAGCCAGCAGATGGATCTAGCCTGCAGTACAATAACTGACTTGGTAGACAGGATGGAGAAAAATGAACTTGTTAAAAGAGAAAAGGACCAAAAGGACAAGCGAGTAGTTCGCGTTATTGTATTAACTAAGGGTCATGATATTTTGCAAAAGGTTTTAGACAGGCGTATCAACTTTCTTGAGGTAAAACTGGAAGGGCTTTCAGTGGCTGAAGTTGAGGCCTTAAAGTCAGCTCTGGAAAAGCTTTATGTTGAAATGAACGAAGACTAAACGGATAAAGGCAGGCGTTTAAATGAAGCTGATAAATAATGATTATCGGGTCCTCGATACCTATGTAAAAAGCAAGAAAGAAGAGGCCTATCTGGTTGAAAAAGTTAATCAACCGGGAAGGGTCTATTTTTTGAAAATTATTGAGCCTCATAAAAGCAATCGCTGTATCCAGGATTTTATAGAAAATTTTCAGGAGTATGAGAATATCAGGCATAGATATCTTCTTAACTCATACGAGTTTGGGCTGATAAAAAACCTAAATCTAAAACCGATCAGCGGAAGACTTTACTATGTCTTGTCAGAGTACACCGATAATCACACCTTGGAGGCTTTAAAAGGGGAATTAAGTGCCAGGGATATGGCGATAGTTTTGGCAAAGATCATGGAGGTACTGGATTATCTCCATTTCAGAGGATTTACATACAGAGCGTTAAGCCCTGAAAAAATATATATTAGTGCTGATGGAGATATCAGATTACTGAATATTTCCACCTTGATAGAGCACCTGTACGAAAATGAGCGAATAAACTCTATTCAGGAATTCATCGCGCCTGAGATCTTTTGCAGAGACGTAATTATTGATCGTAAGGCAGACTACTATTCATTGGGGGTACTGATCAAAAAATATCTGTATCCGCTAATAGTGGGTGACAAAACAGCACTTCCAGTGATTGATTCTATTGTGGAGGAATTTATTAAGAAAGAACCTGGAAGCAGGAATATGCTCCTTATAGAAGCACGAAAGAAGATCGAGGAATTATTTGATTTTTCTATCGGAACTGATTAT
This region includes:
- a CDS encoding YtxH domain-containing protein; the protein is MKLNKIIEEKRKQMEKAKKIETAKNVAVGTAIGTALGAAAGLLFAPKAGKETREDISKKTKEVTETVKEKVEEQLDVTKEQLDKVKTEVEKNWGDLKEKVKKEKEAAEEKVEEVVEAVEETMEEETKE
- a CDS encoding diacylglycerol/lipid kinase family protein, which produces MKRIKFIINPSSGRQAMEKKIDTLCKLLLDDGYILAKYFTRNKYDAMLEARRTCKEDFDLIVVCGGDGTVNEVVKGIVTGGRRVPIAILASGTVNDFANYLGIPRNTYEFFDLIKRDKVIDVDIGCVNDDYFVNVAAGGLLTNVAYQAQPDIKAVLGRMAYYLEGLKELANQGLETVRVTIQSEEFTSEEDILLFVISNSSSIGGFTKLAPEADVVDGLLDVVLIKKADMAELANIFINVLTGEHINHPKVIYYKTKKLKVESDRKIVVDIDGEYGGKLPAEFRVIPKGLSILV
- a CDS encoding MarR family winged helix-turn-helix transcriptional regulator; translation: MDNDRIRNVESIEKHLRKVDYIIRKNGRMILSDYGITVPQFTALQVLINNGDMTIGELSQQMDLACSTITDLVDRMEKNELVKREKDQKDKRVVRVIVLTKGHDILQKVLDRRINFLEVKLEGLSVAEVEALKSALEKLYVEMNED
- a CDS encoding protein kinase domain-containing protein, with the translated sequence MKLINNDYRVLDTYVKSKKEEAYLVEKVNQPGRVYFLKIIEPHKSNRCIQDFIENFQEYENIRHRYLLNSYEFGLIKNLNLKPISGRLYYVLSEYTDNHTLEALKGELSARDMAIVLAKIMEVLDYLHFRGFTYRALSPEKIYISADGDIRLLNISTLIEHLYENERINSIQEFIAPEIFCRDVIIDRKADYYSLGVLIKKYLYPLIVGDKTALPVIDSIVEEFIKKEPGSRNMLLIEARKKIEELFDFSIGTDYLKERDFLNLGSIKAIGHESQLLELEQLEDFIDSNSSLYNIALIEGNIGSGKTYLLRAFLRKAALRGGFTAEVSIAGGKP